The sequence TGCCCTAATGCATCTCTACAAGAATATCAGATGCACATATTTAGCCTACGCTGATTACAAGCGGGCGTGACGCAAAACACAAAAGGGTGCACACAATATACACGGGATGTCGGAACCATTTTGACTTTGTCCACTTCTTCCAGAGGGGTAGCGGACTCTGCACAAGTGTTAGTCCTGCAGGGGAGACGAGGGATAAATAGAGACCCCCGCCACCAAACCCCCGCCAGTGGGGCACCCATGGCTGAGCATAGGCGTTTACAGGTCCTGAGTGTTTACACACCATATATTGTTATCGCACGGCGAAGCCAGCGGTTTATTGCTGCTAagggatgcatgtgtgtgtgtgtgtgtgtgtgtgtgtgtgtgtgtgtgtgtgtgtgtgtgtgtgtgtgtgcgcgcgcttgtgtgtctgtgtgtaggtctaggtgtgtgtaggtgtattgcgtgtctgtgttgtgtgcctgtgtggctgtgtgtgtgtgtgtgtgtgtatatgtgaagGGCAGGTGTGGCTAGGCAGAACCTATTGGACTTTAACTGACCTCTTGTTAACCCTGATGACGTGACGCGGGGAACATGGTATAGAAAGTCGGGACAGGGGGCTGGAAGTCGAAGGGATAATAAGGAATAAAACATCTCTGTGGGCAAATTACGCAGGGCAGTTGGACGTCCCTGGGTGACAAATTAAACTGGGTTTCTTTTGAAGGAGCCCGGGCGGCCACCTCATTAAATTTGCATGTGAATGTGAACAGCTTGACCACCTAGTGCCGAACGAAATGCCTGCTCCCAGCAGCACACAGGCCCAGGGGTGAGCGGGAGGGCAGTGAACACACGCCGGAGAGATTCTCAGAGATATTCCTTTGTGTAACCTCCTAGGCCTGAATGGCCCTGTGTGTGCAAACTCACACTCAAACTAATAGATTCAGATTGGTAGGAGTGTGGCCCAGCCATGAGCACTTATGGGCAGTGTGAGGTCGAAACAATGCATGAATGCATGGGTGTACCCGAAAGGGTGTAGTCATCAtatatgtgaacacacacacacacacacacacacacacagccatcttGGATCTGGTTTCAGCAGGTGAGCGGGCCAGTGGCGTTATGGGCTTGACAAAACAGGAGGGAACATAAGGGCCGCAGTGGCAGAAAAAGGACACTGTTATTATAATGGTGGGTAATAGTccgggggcagggtgggggggttatgCAAGCGGCTGTTAAGTGCTTGGCTGCTAATAGTGTTTTCCTGTGTCGGCTAATGGAAAAGAATGGAAGTGACCGGCAAGAGTGACACGCCGCCGCGACCCCTTCTCCAGCGTGACCCCTGCTCAGGAAGTGCCACGTGACATGAACGCAAGGACAGGGAAACAGccggggatggagggggggggaagtggagCTTTGTTCACGCTGTGGCGATTGGGACATGATTTTCACTTTACAGATTTATGCAAACAGAAAATTGACCGAAGGGAAAGGAATTCAATGTGAACTCTTAAACTATCCAGACCAGCTACTTATATCCGCTGTGTCTCTGAGGATGGGTCGGTCGCAGAAAACGCTGAACTTACTCACCCAGAGTATGTTGAATCCATcataatgttgcatgtttttAAATGACCCGTTTCATCTTGCATGAAGCAATGCTTGGAGCTTGAATGCTTGGGAGATTCAACAATTTTTCGGGGGGTTGGTGGGGAACATTTACAGTGTTTGGATTAGCCAAAGCATGTAATGTGCCTTGGCTTTGTTCTCAGTGCAGTAGAAAGAACACAGTGGAATTACGGCTTGCCTGGAGCCCGTCTTTACTGACACCCATGGGCGAGTGGGCGGCTCAAAAAGAATATTTTGGGGTAGGCTTACTGGCATAGCAGaggccattatttatttttttatatataaaatgGTGCCACTTCTTCCCAGCAAATCGGAAATTAAAAGAAATGCGGGAAAAATAAGAGTGGGAGCGTTTTGGAACTGAAAGAGTCACCTCTGAAGTGGGTTCAAGTATGACCGAGTAGGCTATCCAACATGACAGAAAAGCATGCCTTACTGTGCGTGTGACCCTTACTTGgtcacacaaaaataaatgctTGAGcgtgcacacagaaacacacacacttagtcaAGCAAACATTCATACTCCTGAAGAAGTGATCGTGGAAGCTTCTGATGACAGCCCGTAAATGCCAAAAAGCCTAGGATTCGAGCAAAGCCTGTGAAAGCATggattcatatatttatatctcCAAGATTCGATGCAGCGAGCGAGGTACGGAGCATTCATTAGACTTTACCATTTTAAATAACACCAAGACACCACAGGATTCGCAAAAGGGCAGCAAAAAGAAGAGTGAATCGTCATATAAATAAAAAGTCACTTTTAATGGTTGTTTTTCGTTCTCATTCACACTCACAATCAAGCTTATAGTCTGACGACAAAGAGATGTTGGACATTCACCCAAAACGAGCCACacagcatatatatatttaaaatcttTACAACGGGCTTGAATCGTTATGTGTGCACGTAGGAGTGCGCACAACTGGTCAAACACTGAATTCTGAACTTGTTTAGTTTTAATTCAATCCTCAAACAAGTCGTTTATTTGTACCCTGGCGTCAGTGTAAAAATTCTTCGTTTAGGCAAAGACCACTTTACAGTTTGTTTGATTTTAttcaaaaatgtgcaaaatAAGACAGATTTGGAATCCTTCAGCGTTCAGTGTAAAAAAGTCCAGGATTCTCAGGGGCGAATGACAAAGCTCTGTCTTCATCTCAGTCCCGCCCTCTCAAGTTCAAATACAGCTCCCTATTGGTTTTCGCCTTTCATCTTCAAGTAAAGTGCTCCTTTAGCAAAACAAACTTTTAAAAAAACAGCATGAGATCACTctttatatttttgttataaCAGATGAAACAAAAACGTGGGCAGGTCTTTGAaaattctgttttgttttgtttggggtATGGGGTCGGGGAATGAAAAAGAACCAAAGGGGCGAGGGAGGTGCCATCTTGGCGCCACGTTTACGCCTGCGGCACAGTCAGTCCGTCTGTGTCTGTcctccagccagccagccaaacGCGCGGCTGAATAATCCCTCCAGAGTCATACAAACTCCAGCTTCCCGTGCCCGCTGTACATCCCCCAGTGCACCAGCGACAGGATCTTGTCGTTGCCCGCGCCGTGGTCCGCCTGGCGCATCTTGTCGCAGGTGAGGCAGCAGTTCTCGTGGCCCGTGACGGGCACCATGCACTCCAGGTCCAGCTTGGCCACGTGGCCCTTCTTGGTGTGGTGGCCGTGGAAGCTGTAGTGGAGCCGCGACAGCATCTGCTGCCGCTGGTCGCGCAGCCGCTTGTTCTCGCTGCGCAGCATGCGCAGGGCCAGCATGATGAGCAGCACCAGGATGAGGCCGCCGGCGATGGGCACGGCGATCACCGCCGCGCGGAACCACACCTCCTTGGCCGAGGCCAGCTCCTGCACCCGCGTCACCAGGTTCCGGTTGCCGCTCTCCGGAGGGTAGCGCCCATGGTCTAcgaaaaaacacacgcacaagggCAAGCGTTAAAAAAATGAGTCACTTTATCCATACTGGGCGCCAGACCGTAATTTGGGggtaataaaaaataagaacTGTGGGCGCGCTCTGGACAGGGGGGGACCCCCTCCCTGCATCCCTCCACTGGACACTTCCCCATCCACTATGCCCTTTCCTCATTTCACTAAAAAGTGGGGATTTACAGTACGCCTTTTCATGCAGTTAAAGCATATTCACTCCACAAGGCACATTCCAGCTCAGCGTGAAAATTACATGGTGCacatgtaataaaaaaaaaaacttaacaAAAAACAAGCCCTGAAAAACATCTGATCTGGATCCAAGAGCATAAGGTAAAATGGCTGctctctcctttcctgtttATTTGGAGCCTATTAAAACTGAAAATAACATGCATAGCAAAATGTCTATGTACAAGCTTTAAACATAATAAAATGCGAAGTAGTGTCTTCTGAGGTACCCTACTTATCCACTGTACTGCACTCTGAATATGATAACAGTTTGTGTTTAAGAGCCCTATATTTatcttaaaataaaaacatcaacCCCTAGAGTCACGTTTCTAACCATTAGCGGACATGCCAGTGACATGTCCGTATTGAGTAGGAAGTGGGGGTGCAGCCGAGGTGCGAGGCATCCTACCTGGAGACTCTCTTGTGTGTGCCACATCGTGCAGGCCTCTGTAGTTGCACATGTCATCGTGGCAGCACTCCAGTGTGGCCGAGAGGGGAGCAAAAATGTCTGAGCTCTTGGAGGGACCACTGCACACGTCGGCCGCGTTTGCGACCGGGTCCAGACAGCCGTGCGTGAGCGGCGAGTTGGTGTTGAACGGGTCCAGCACCTTGGTGAAACAGGCGTTGAGCTCCGACTTGCACATGTAGCCAGTGGCTACGCAGTGCGGCGCATCACAGTAACACCTTATTTCCCCTGAAATGGAAGAACGGGAAAGACACTCGATTAGCTTTGGTTTATGTTAAGAGTTAGTCCATGCAGGACAAGAGGCCATTGTTTTAGGCTGTCAATAAGGAGATTTGAAAATGCAGTTCTACTTGACTTGCAGCTTCATTGCACTAGGCATCATATGcttatcattttttttaatgtaccaTTGGCTATGTAAATAAAACAAGACCAGATGAACTCGTGGAGACCCAACATGAACGCACAATGATTCCTCCATAGCTCTAAATAATCATTGTTGGTCCGCATTGCAGAATGGCAACAGTATAACTTATAATTTGCTACTTGTCAGCCAACCTCAATTTATTTCAAAGCAAATGGAAACTCGTAAAGGGGAGTGAGCGCCGCTCTGGATGCAAGGTGGGTCGATGAGGGAGTTATACTCTGAGCTCTTCAGAGAAAACTTCCAGCAAGCGTATAATTAGGCATGTTTTGTATACgtgtgttcaaaacaaaactGAGATGGACGTGGTATGCCACTAGCAGATGAATTGCGTTTCGTAGCTCCATCTGATTAGATTGAATGGTTGTTCAGGGATTCAAGACTTTAACACGAAAATGCACACGAGATTTCCCCTTTAATGCGCAATAAGTGTGCCAtacaatgtgtgtttgtaggcaCTGTGTGTACCCTATGGAGTGGGTTGGAGTAACATTGTGGGTCCTTTTCGAGGCTGTGTGTGCCGATGTGTTTTTTGCGAGCACGTTAATCAGATCAGTGTTTTCCCTGTGAATGATTAGAGCAGGAGAGACCGGCCAGGTCATTTGGAGAATATTTCATTAGAAAGGAGAGGCCCTTCgtgggctgagagggggggctCCTGAGCCATGCGTTACGGTTCCTTTTGGGTTATGGAAGCAGGCCGGGGACTTACTAATTATTGTTACATGCTGGTGCACGAACAATAATTATGCTACCGATGGCTTCGatggaaaaatacaaaaaccaAAGAAGACCTAACTTTATAGGCTCATAGCAATTCGTTGTGTAGACAAGACATGTTAGATAATTGTTTTATGCGTTATTGCTGCTGATAAGGAAAGACAGTTCTGAAATACTAGGCTTCACTGATTGGGTAAAGGACTAGTTTACGGTCTGACAAGTAAGAGACATGTCATAGCCTTCGGCTTTttgcatgcattttgaaataagttttaaaataatgtaaGGGGAGTAGGGAGTTCATATAGCTTACCTTTAGTGAGAAGAACCGCCATGGCACATAGTTCCAATTGTAGCCAAATAGAAATGAAACTGGAATGGCGATCCATTTACAACGAATTACGCTCGCCTCCTCGTAGGCTATCCAGTAGCTGGTTGGCTCGAAAACTAAGTTACATGGAGCTACAACACGAACGGACGCATTCCGGACCCAATGTGTCAATCCTCCGCTGGACCGAAACAAACCCGAATAATCATTCCACAGTAAGCTCTTTGGGGCGAAATGTAGTCAAAAGTCCGGCATTATCTGAAAGGCAGAGCAAAGCAGGATGCCTGTTCACGCAAAAAGGACAAATGTACTCCCGAcgaagggaaaaaataaaaagtataaaatatgtCAGCTTTTCTGTGTCCGTAAGTGATCCCCTCAGTCTGCTTGCGCTGATGTCCAGCCACGAAGTCACTATTGCACCCACAGAACAGATATCTAGTCGAAATTGGGAAATCTCGCAACAGACTTGAGTCAGACTTCTGATAGAGGATCTTTAGTTGAAGAAATAGCCTCCTCTCCCTTGGACTACGTCGTGGAGCTCCTCCCCCTCGTTCCCGATTGGCCAGGACAGCCCCGATTCATTGTCCTTATTTCCATAATGCCATATACCATTTCCGTACTATTCATTCCCATTGGTTTAGACAGCAATCACTCGGCCAGGTTTACCAAATTGTACCAAAAGACCTACCACACATAATTATTTACATGGGCAATGAAAACAGGTCTCGATTCTCTTCTTTATTCTGGAGATGTGGGTATTAACACTTTCAACATGTTGTACACCGAGCATGAACAAAACACAACTAAAGTAAGACCTTTAATTCCGTTTGTAATTTCTAGCCAAATCGGCGCCACACTAAGCAAATTTCCCCAGGCCACAAGTCGGCAGAGGTGGAAGCTGCTTGACTACTGGGAGGGTAGTCGTCCTGGGCGGAGCGGCAGGCGGTTAAAGAAATTAGCAATCCAAAAAGGCACATGGCGCCACTGAGACGACGCAGACAGACACCGACACTCAATTGCCCTCTAAACAATCCCCATGCAAAACTCACAGTAGCGCGATCGATATCTGCACCAGCAACTCCTTCTGGCGGTTCCAGTCAATAGCTGGTACTTTTATAGCATGGGTTTTAAATCGTTTTCAAATATCAGTACAATTTTCAAATCaacatatttataaatatttcggcctaccaacaccacctcaaGCACAAAGTATGAAACTAAATAGgaacaattaaaatgttttatttgtattaatatatttgGGCCTAggattaaacaaaataaatagtttTATTAATGTAGTTATCAACTGCAGAGGTGTTATGCAGCCTGCCATTTTAACATTAGTCACATTGTCCCGCTGGCCAGAAGTAGACTAGCCTATTGACTCTCCTTCAGGCGACAGAGAAACGAGGCAACACACAATTATAGCAATTATCAGTGGCCCAACTCGACCGAGGCGCCAGACCAAAACTGGTATTGCTTCAACTGATGTTTAACTACCAACAACTCCCCATTGTGTCCAAAAACTTATCTGGGAGATATTGACACGGTTTACAACAGAAATAAACATTCACCAGCAGATAATGCGATTTATCTGCAGCCACATTGTAGCCCATAACCCTCAATAAAGTAAATCATACGATGACGATAAagttgtttcaaatgttttaggCTTTCgtaatgcaaacaaaaacaattgcaTTTATAAAAAGACTGAGCGTGACCTTTAGCTGGTAGGCCGACTCGTTTTATTTATCCGGTATGTGATTGAAGGTGTCCATCTAGGGGTAAATAATGGTAACGGCAGGTTTGAGAATCTGGAAATAACTTTCAGGCGTCTACATTATTGTAATGTAAGCACTATGTCGACTACacattatttaaattattattaattatagaAAAATAAGACATAGCCCTTAAACAAGTAGAAATTACACTTATGCAGATGGACAGACGTGGATCAATGACAGAATAAGCAACAAGTACCAATAGTCTTGTTGCTTATAGCAATCATTTGTTTATAATTAcaaacattaataataacataattaaTGCATGCAATAACCCAACATGATTAATAGCTGTTATCCTTCCCCATTCTTGCTCCATGTCGACTTGACATGGGTCACCCAAAGCATGGGTATTTTCATTGTCATTATGCTCAGCGGTGACCTCAAAGACAACATAAATGTGTGTCTTTTCATGCTGAGTGGAAGAAGTACCAGTGAGTGCTTTTCTGGGAGTGGAGGGGGATTACACCCCACTGCTCGTGGCTCACCTCGCACATTAGAGAGACCGACAACACCTATAGGTGTGACCAGGGGATAAAGAACGGAGCAGGAGAGACTCGAAGTGTGGGTGTGGCAGACGAACGACTAGGGCCTTTCGTCCTTCTTCGCAAGCTTCCTTTCCCTAacaaaggacccccccccctgtggtaTGATAGCAGTTCATATGGAAATGAGGATTCACCAGGGCCTGCTAGAAAAGGCTAAAGATTAAGTTTGAATAGGTAACAaggtctaggtgtgtgtggctgaagGGGTTGTGGGGGTAATGAGCAATGAAAGGTACAAACCTGGGAATTGAGGACCTACAACGTCCTGCAAGTTAGTTaattattgatgattgatgatgCAAGAAATCGCCTGATTAATTGGATTTTGCAACACCAATTTGAAATTAATTCCAGCGCCTCTGATCCCAACAAGGCTGCGTAGAGGTGGCTGTGCGACAAATTCGTCAAAGCAACGAAGAGGATGCAAAATGTTGGTGGCAAATTAGAAATAAAATGCAACCTTTTTAAATAGGACACCCTTCCAACAGCAGGGAATCAGGAGAGTATTGGCACTCGGATGTGTTGATAGGTGTATAGTTTTGTTGGTTTTATGTGCATTGTTTTCGTTTGTTAAACCTGAATGGAAtttgtataaaatataaatgctaTAACTCACAATTTAACCAGCTTCATTTTCATCATGCTTTGTGGACCTCTAGTTCAAACAAACCCATTACAAATTCAAACCGGTATTCTGGTAAGCCCCCCTAGAGTTGCAGTGTTCAgacgggttggggggggggggggggggggggggggggggtcgcagaCAAACTAGGGTTGTGGGTTTCGACAGACTTCCTCTGACACCTTCCTTCTTCCCACAGTCACTTTGATGAGGGCTGTATCAAGATGTAGACCCACTCAAATGTCAGCTTTGATGTTTCTGGATCATGTCATAGGTGTAGTGTGCAGTGAATTAGAAAAGAAACGATAATAAGACAAGCTACATGCATTCCATACCTCATAATAAAGTTCAGCCGATATTTTGAGAAATTACAGACTTGAGGATATTGACCAAATCATTGTGTTCTTGTGCATTTCATAGTAGCCTATCGTTCCACCCAGTGGTAAGATtccccccaacccaacccaaccaCCGATGAACAGTCGATATTAAGGATCTGGCGCCCCCTAGCGATAGGCATTAGCTACAGCAAAACATTTCCAGGAGCCCCTAAACTAAACAGTCATTTTCAAACGCAGACAAATGACTACTTGAATTTATTTCGGCCCCAGCTAGAGGCCACAGGAATACCCCAAGAGTCTAAACAGACCAGGGAAATGAGTCTACATCCTATAATCATGCTAGGGACTCCAACCCATTCATTaacacatttcaaaatgcaattGCGTTGGAAGAAGCAATTTCGCAACAGACTAGCCACAACGGTACGAGACAGTGTTGGGCCACAAGAGTATCAAGGTACTTCACAGTGTTGTATTGGAACTGAAGGGTTTCAAGGTACTGCACACTTTTGAAACTGAGTCTATCATAGTACTGGACTGGGTTGGAAGAGAAGAGCGTCATGTATTAGGCCTATATGAGTTGGAACAGAAGGGGCAGCGTTCGCTAGAGGGACGTCAGAtgatacaaaaacaacaacgtaGAACCCGAAACACAAGTCAACATTAAGTCAGAAAAGCTTGGTTGACCTTACAGCTGTTAAAAAGCACTTAAAAAGATTAAGTGTTAAGAACAGGGATAGGAGGAGGCATTCTTAAAAGAGATGACTATTATGCTACATTGTGTGCGATTCACAAATCCACAACACGGTTTACCTGCAGAACAGAGCAGTCCAAGCAAATTGAGCAACTCCAGGGATGGTGCATGAAAGAAGACAGTGGGTGACTCACCCGAGCTATCCTCGTTGAAGCTCTCCCGTGGATGGCCACGTTGGTCCAGGtcattttcatgtcaagagCAGATAATTCCACAAATAATCGACGGCGGGTCCATTTGGAATCGGGTTTTTGGAGCGACAGTAATCGAAACCGCGTATTTATAGATCGCAAATATTCAAAACAACGCTAAACGCAACTTCGATTTAGCACTCGACGCCCCtgtctaaaaaaaataaaaacgggcGCAATAGAACAGCTGAGTGACCTTAATTAAGAACTAACGAGAACGACAGCACTGCGATTGGCTAGCGAGAAGCTCGAGATGAGGATGGAGTCAATTAACCACCACCTGATAATGGAAACGGGCAAGCGACTTAAATCCGTTTTCAAGGATACAATTTCATGTCATGACCTCAATTAGTATCTAATACGATGCATAGCCTCACTAATCCATTTGATGAACCGGCAATTATCATTGGATACAATTACGGCATAAGCTACTATAAAGTTAGTTCAATCCAATGACTGTTCCAGTGTAAAACTTAGTTGGCTTATGGAATTATTCAAAGCATCTTTAGTTCATGTTTGCAAAATCCGTCTGTTCATTTTCCTTTTCACTTAGTTTGCTGCTGCGAGTAGGCCACACGTCCTATtcactgcgtgtgtgcgtatcaTTGTACGCATGATTTACGCAGTTCAATTAATATGTTTGTTTTCAATTCCAGTATTGTCCCCTCCCTAGACACTTAAGTTAATGTTCCCATGGAAAACGCAACGCACGGCCAAGagtcatattttatttatttggacAATATACTTGAGGAAATATACATTGCAACGGTGAGGGGACCTTTACCAAATGTGTGGTGCAGTTGATTACTCAGTAGATGCCATGTAATACGATGGAGGGAAACAAAGGTCCATTGCAGCATAGGACCCGGCTAGGAAAGCAACCAAAACACAAATTACGTGAGACGTACCAGAAAAATTAAAATACAACCCATAGCTGATCATAACATGCTTGAAGGTATTTTTCTCGATAAAGAGCGTCAAATTACAACAAAAAGCTTTACCTCAGGAAAATTAAAGAGATGTGAAGATTTCCAACAAGGCACTAGGCGTATGACAACACGCAGACGGATAAATAATAACCAGGGCTCACTTTAGTTTAGCATGTttattacaatacatacatttcACATTTGACCGTGTGATCTCGCGTTGCTGCCTGCGTCGACTCAGGATGTGCAcatttgggtggtggtggtgatcagCATTGTCCCTCCGCATCAAGGCGGTGGCCCTCTCCCCAAAAAAgaaccaaataaaataaaataaacaacccGCAGCAGCTCACCCCCCTAGTAGCGCTTGCCCAATCTCAACAGtccaaaaagaaaacaaaaagtaCTAAGTGTTTAGGAGTACAGCATGTGTGATATACCAGTCATCACTGCATTAacctgtaataataataatgatgtttTATTTCTTTGAGAACCACCATTTAAAAACGTCACTCACTATTAGTAACTGTACAAAAGGAATGGACAAGCAGTGTCACCcagccttttttttcttt is a genomic window of Gadus chalcogrammus isolate NIFS_2021 chromosome 23, NIFS_Gcha_1.0, whole genome shotgun sequence containing:
- the bambia gene encoding BMP and activin membrane-bound inhibitor (Xenopus laevis) homolog a, giving the protein MDRHSSFISIWLQLELCAMAVLLTKGEIRCYCDAPHCVATGYMCKSELNACFTKVLDPFNTNSPLTHGCLDPVANAADVCSGPSKSSDIFAPLSATLECCHDDMCNYRGLHDVAHTRESPDHGRYPPESGNRNLVTRVQELASAKEVWFRAAVIAVPIAGGLILVLLIMLALRMLRSENKRLRDQRQQMLSRLHYSFHGHHTKKGHVAKLDLECMVPVTGHENCCLTCDKMRQADHGAGNDKILSLVHWGMYSGHGKLEFV